A genomic region of Leptospira mtsangambouensis contains the following coding sequences:
- a CDS encoding formylglycine-generating enzyme family protein, with amino-acid sequence MNRFFVFLILILTISLSAEMVKIPRGSLKPFLRGSEFKLGGQIIVKGFYLDEYPVTKKEYFEFIEANPEWKKGKVSHLFADGGYLGDWKEKVPISRDSNSPVTYVSWFSANAYCSWKGKRLPTESEWEYVASIPPTGKNKKAVESVILGWYGEQKPEYLPSVGKYKNGLGVYDQHGMIWEWVFDFNNTSVTGDSRQDTDLESNLFCGGGSLKANDFSNYASYMRYGYRAGLKGWYTAKYLGFRCASDIKIKDNPL; translated from the coding sequence ATGAATCGTTTTTTTGTTTTTTTAATCCTCATTTTAACCATTTCACTTTCTGCTGAAATGGTTAAAATACCTAGAGGAAGTTTGAAACCGTTTTTAAGGGGAAGCGAATTCAAGTTAGGTGGACAGATAATCGTAAAGGGTTTTTATTTGGATGAATATCCTGTTACCAAAAAAGAATATTTTGAATTTATCGAAGCCAATCCTGAATGGAAAAAGGGAAAAGTCTCCCATTTGTTTGCTGATGGTGGGTATTTGGGAGATTGGAAAGAAAAGGTTCCAATAAGCCGCGATTCCAATTCTCCCGTAACTTATGTTTCCTGGTTTAGCGCTAATGCATATTGCAGCTGGAAAGGGAAACGTTTGCCTACCGAATCAGAATGGGAGTATGTAGCCAGTATTCCTCCCACTGGGAAAAATAAAAAAGCTGTCGAATCGGTAATACTAGGTTGGTATGGGGAACAAAAACCAGAATATCTTCCATCTGTAGGTAAATATAAAAATGGTTTGGGAGTGTATGACCAACATGGAATGATTTGGGAATGGGTATTTGATTTTAATAATACTTCTGTGACTGGTGATTCAAGACAAGATACCGATTTAGAAAGTAATCTTTTTTGTGGCGGTGGTTCATTAAAGGCTAATGATTTTTCCAATTATGCATCTTACATGCGTTATGGGTATCGTGCTGGATTGAAAGGTTGGTATACAGCCAAATATTTAGGGTTTAGATGTGCATCAGATATTAAAATAAAGGACAATCCATTATGA
- the nirK gene encoding copper-containing nitrite reductase — protein MLTKLPKPKNFEIYLLLMIITSLFSVCSGQKTEEAKLTYAPEVPPHIDRTNEAKVIVNMETVEVVGRLSDGVEYTFWTFGGSVPGPMIRVREGDEVEFHLKNHPSSKMPHNIDLHAVTGQGGGAAASLTIPGHASKFSFKALNPGLYIYHCATSPVGMHIANGMYGLIFVQPKDDLPKVDKEYYVVQSEFYTKGKNGEPGLQPFSMEKAITEIPDYVVFNGSVGSLVEDRAITAKVGETVRLFVGNGGPNLVSSFHVIGEIFDNVYTEGGILPNQKNVQTTLIPAGGSAIVDFKVEVPGTLILVDHSIFRTFNKGSLGMLKVEGEPNATVYSGKQDDTVYLPEGPAIQRMVTEVKPKVSAKTPKEILANGERVYKSVCAACHMKEGQGVVGVFPPLAKSDYLNADKARAIQILKKGLSGPITVNGQKYNNVMPHLELSNEEIASVLSYVYNQWGNKGIMVSEAEVK, from the coding sequence ATGCTGACGAAACTACCGAAACCCAAGAACTTCGAGATTTATCTTCTCCTTATGATCATAACAAGTTTATTCTCTGTTTGTTCAGGGCAGAAAACAGAAGAGGCAAAACTCACTTATGCGCCTGAAGTGCCACCTCATATTGATAGGACAAACGAAGCCAAAGTCATCGTTAATATGGAAACTGTGGAAGTTGTGGGTCGGCTTTCCGATGGAGTCGAATATACGTTTTGGACTTTTGGTGGATCTGTACCTGGGCCAATGATTCGTGTAAGGGAAGGAGACGAGGTAGAATTTCATTTAAAAAATCATCCTTCCAGTAAAATGCCACATAACATTGATTTGCATGCAGTTACTGGACAAGGTGGAGGAGCTGCAGCCTCTCTTACAATTCCAGGGCACGCGTCTAAATTTTCTTTTAAAGCTTTAAATCCAGGATTGTACATTTACCACTGTGCTACTTCTCCTGTGGGAATGCACATTGCGAACGGAATGTACGGTTTGATTTTTGTTCAACCCAAAGATGATCTCCCTAAAGTAGACAAAGAATACTATGTTGTACAAAGTGAGTTCTATACCAAAGGTAAAAATGGAGAACCTGGTCTTCAACCGTTTAGCATGGAAAAAGCGATAACCGAAATTCCTGATTACGTTGTTTTTAATGGTTCAGTAGGTTCTTTGGTCGAAGACCGAGCCATCACTGCGAAAGTGGGAGAAACTGTGCGATTGTTTGTTGGGAACGGTGGCCCTAATTTAGTGTCCTCCTTTCACGTGATTGGAGAAATTTTTGATAATGTTTATACAGAAGGTGGAATACTACCGAATCAAAAAAATGTTCAAACCACTCTCATTCCAGCCGGTGGTTCTGCCATTGTTGATTTTAAAGTTGAGGTCCCAGGTACTTTGATTCTTGTTGATCATTCTATTTTTAGAACATTTAACAAAGGTTCACTTGGAATGTTGAAAGTCGAAGGAGAACCCAATGCAACTGTATATTCTGGAAAACAGGATGATACAGTTTACCTTCCAGAAGGACCAGCCATCCAAAGGATGGTAACTGAAGTAAAACCAAAGGTTTCTGCAAAAACTCCAAAAGAAATTTTGGCAAATGGGGAAAGAGTTTATAAATCAGTTTGTGCTGCTTGTCATATGAAAGAAGGACAAGGAGTCGTTGGTGTCTTCCCACCCCTTGCGAAGTCTGATTATTTAAATGCTGACAAAGCTCGCGCGATCCAAATTTTGAAAAAAGGGCTTAGTGGTCCAATCACAGTGAATGGACAAAAATATAATAACGTTATGCCTCATTTGGAACTTTCGAATGAAGAGATTGCTAGTGTCCTAAGTTATGTATACAACCAATGGGGAAACAAAGGAATTATGGTTTCTGAAGCTGAGGTAAAATAA
- a CDS encoding SCO family protein → MKFQSTFQFIIFFICLVFCSGCDEQNSINHHHHHGEEHVLAANDAAQGSLFDLGSKWTTESNKTIELNQYRGSLFIISMFYATCQSICPRLVADMEQLAKKIKESAGHEPRMVLVSFDSEKDSPDVLNAYKKKMKLNDNWTLLSGKETDIRMLSVVLGINYKKISNGEFNHSAVYSLVSKEGFIVSRVEGIGSNADGLISQYQKLK, encoded by the coding sequence ATGAAATTTCAATCTACTTTTCAATTCATCATCTTTTTTATTTGTTTGGTTTTTTGTTCCGGCTGTGACGAACAAAATTCAATCAACCATCACCACCATCATGGAGAAGAACATGTGTTGGCTGCAAATGATGCTGCACAAGGCAGTTTGTTTGATTTAGGTTCCAAGTGGACAACCGAATCAAACAAAACGATCGAATTGAACCAATACCGAGGTTCTCTTTTTATCATTAGTATGTTTTATGCAACTTGCCAGTCCATTTGCCCAAGACTTGTGGCTGATATGGAACAATTAGCCAAAAAAATAAAGGAATCAGCTGGCCATGAGCCTCGTATGGTTCTAGTTAGTTTTGATTCTGAAAAAGACAGTCCAGATGTCCTGAATGCTTATAAAAAGAAAATGAAACTGAACGACAATTGGACTCTTCTATCTGGAAAGGAAACAGACATTCGAATGTTATCCGTTGTTCTTGGTATCAATTATAAAAAGATTTCCAATGGAGAATTTAATCATTCGGCAGTTTATAGTTTAGTTTCCAAAGAAGGTTTTATTGTTTCACGAGTTGAAGGTATAGGATCAAATGCAGATGGTTTAATTTCCCAATACCAAAAATTAAAATAA
- a CDS encoding MBL fold metallo-hydrolase, whose amino-acid sequence MATTLGKLPHGDILKRISQSEHFQSGSFQNIEHTEMLAPNSSYWKMAIKYWQKPNSIRPSSPIPSTKINLKELDANKAQYIWFGHSSYLLLAEGKKILVDPVFSGYASPVPFAVQSFEGTDIYLPEDMPDLDILIITHDHYDHLDYETMLKIHPRTKKIIVPLGVSAHLLSWGVPLSKIIELDWFETKEIDPIITITATPTRHFSGRSVLRNKSLWCSYVLKLGEYKVFIGGDSGYGSVFESIGKKYGPFDLAFLECGQYGDDWPSIHMRPEETAMAAANIGAKSFVPVHWGKFILSLHPWNDPIKRVLAASQNIKLNLQVPKIGESFEFTGSGSVDGWWNFQ is encoded by the coding sequence TTGGCAACAACTCTCGGCAAACTCCCTCACGGTGATATTCTCAAACGGATTTCTCAGTCTGAACATTTCCAATCTGGAAGTTTTCAAAACATTGAACATACAGAAATGTTAGCACCTAACAGTTCTTACTGGAAAATGGCTATCAAATATTGGCAAAAACCAAATTCCATTCGGCCTTCTTCCCCCATTCCCTCTACTAAAATCAATTTAAAAGAATTAGATGCAAACAAAGCACAATACATTTGGTTCGGGCATTCTTCTTATCTTCTTCTGGCAGAAGGAAAAAAAATATTAGTGGATCCTGTTTTTTCCGGTTATGCATCTCCTGTGCCTTTTGCAGTTCAATCGTTTGAAGGAACTGATATTTACCTTCCTGAAGATATGCCAGATTTAGACATTCTGATCATTACTCATGATCATTACGACCATCTTGATTATGAAACAATGCTAAAAATACATCCGAGGACAAAAAAAATCATCGTTCCATTAGGTGTCTCTGCACATTTATTGTCTTGGGGAGTACCTCTCTCAAAAATCATTGAATTGGATTGGTTTGAAACAAAAGAAATTGATCCCATTATTACAATCACAGCCACTCCAACACGACATTTTTCTGGACGAAGTGTACTAAGAAACAAAAGCCTTTGGTGTTCTTATGTTTTGAAACTTGGAGAGTATAAAGTTTTTATTGGTGGAGATTCAGGATACGGATCGGTGTTTGAATCCATTGGCAAAAAATACGGACCATTTGATTTGGCTTTTTTAGAATGCGGGCAATATGGTGACGACTGGCCTTCCATTCATATGCGCCCAGAAGAAACAGCTATGGCTGCAGCTAATATTGGTGCAAAATCCTTTGTTCCAGTGCATTGGGGAAAATTTATTTTGTCTCTGCATCCTTGGAATGATCCTATCAAACGAGTGCTTGCTGCTTCCCAAAATATAAAACTAAATTTACAAGTGCCAAAAATTGGAGAAAGTTTTGAATTCACAGGATCTGGCAGTGTGGATGGTTGGTGGAATTTTCAATGA
- a CDS encoding methyl-accepting chemotaxis protein — MIQIPILLVYDMLVEKDGRKQLKNAKVNLVENVLTESDVIISRTDAKGLITYVSPDFARISEYTVEEMIGKPHNIVRHPDMPKIVFQELWDYIKVGLPWTGAVKNRAKSGNYYWVDATITPILNEERKVIGYVSVRKKLADDKKKYFEELYKKMGKQKFSFGKKGKVAKNLRTVKYLDVFFVIAGCLPFLGLFCFLYSDKPLLCGSLFMMQALIASSFIYLLSQKNKKLQKATESVISVSSGRFQYPDHFHNDSRDEVKIMLLSMKSMSINLWGIVSQIQRATHVSIRISEELTDLTNHFFTSTHSMASGSEEAAACMEELTSALTNIKQITASHSVIMSDMRDYMNAVNQNLNGTQNALRGLDELSVRSTEKADLGKQKISDSLEGIDAIKKVSSKILNIVSMITEIADRTNLLSLNASIEAARAGHVGAGFAIVAKEMMSLNEQIAVSAEEIKTYVDETLSVIQETSTKVKDASLEIFSVSDLFYEMKSILNKVAASLYHDLQESNRVKVKLESVEDQVNQIDQSVLEANLASKQISSILLGLSEQAQVIAFKSETLHEKSSLVVSEPKKIMDLVEHYHTGSTESMEITS, encoded by the coding sequence TTGATTCAAATTCCCATCCTTCTAGTTTACGATATGTTAGTTGAGAAAGATGGGAGAAAACAATTGAAAAATGCAAAAGTAAATTTAGTTGAAAATGTTCTTACCGAATCAGATGTCATCATCTCTCGCACCGATGCAAAAGGATTGATTACATATGTGTCACCTGACTTCGCAAGAATTTCCGAATATACTGTTGAAGAAATGATCGGGAAACCACATAACATAGTTCGGCATCCTGACATGCCAAAAATTGTGTTCCAAGAACTTTGGGACTATATTAAGGTAGGACTGCCTTGGACTGGAGCCGTTAAAAATAGAGCAAAATCAGGGAATTACTATTGGGTTGATGCCACAATCACGCCTATTTTAAACGAAGAAAGAAAGGTCATCGGTTATGTTTCGGTTCGGAAAAAATTGGCTGATGATAAAAAGAAGTATTTTGAAGAGTTATACAAAAAAATGGGGAAACAAAAATTTTCTTTTGGGAAAAAAGGAAAAGTTGCAAAAAACCTTAGAACCGTTAAATATTTAGACGTTTTTTTTGTAATTGCGGGTTGCCTTCCTTTTTTAGGTTTATTTTGTTTTTTATATTCAGATAAACCATTATTATGCGGTAGTTTGTTTATGATGCAAGCATTGATTGCCTCTAGTTTTATCTATTTATTGTCTCAAAAAAATAAAAAACTACAAAAAGCAACAGAATCGGTTATTTCCGTTTCATCTGGTAGGTTCCAATATCCTGACCATTTTCATAACGATAGTAGGGATGAAGTCAAAATTATGTTACTCTCAATGAAGAGTATGAGCATTAACCTTTGGGGTATTGTTTCGCAAATCCAAAGGGCAACCCATGTATCCATTCGAATTTCTGAGGAATTAACTGACCTTACCAATCACTTTTTTACTTCTACCCATTCCATGGCTTCTGGAAGTGAAGAAGCGGCTGCCTGTATGGAAGAGTTGACTTCTGCTCTCACCAATATCAAACAAATCACAGCAAGCCATTCGGTGATCATGTCTGACATGAGAGATTATATGAATGCTGTGAACCAAAATTTAAACGGAACACAGAATGCTTTAAGAGGATTGGATGAACTGTCAGTTCGCTCGACAGAAAAAGCCGATTTAGGAAAACAAAAAATATCAGATTCTTTGGAAGGTATTGATGCTATCAAAAAGGTTTCTAGTAAAATTTTAAATATTGTATCCATGATCACAGAAATTGCGGACAGAACCAACTTGCTTTCGTTAAATGCCTCTATTGAGGCAGCAAGGGCCGGCCATGTAGGTGCTGGATTTGCTATCGTTGCAAAAGAAATGATGAGTTTGAACGAACAAATTGCAGTGTCAGCTGAAGAAATCAAAACTTATGTAGATGAGACATTGTCTGTGATCCAAGAAACTTCGACAAAGGTGAAAGATGCTTCCTTGGAAATTTTTTCAGTTTCCGATTTGTTTTACGAAATGAAATCGATTTTAAATAAAGTGGCAGCATCCTTATACCATGACCTTCAAGAATCAAACCGAGTGAAGGTAAAATTAGAGTCTGTCGAGGACCAAGTCAATCAGATTGACCAATCTGTATTAGAGGCCAATTTGGCTTCCAAACAAATTTCAAGTATTCTTCTTGGGTTATCAGAGCAGGCTCAGGTCATAGCGTTTAAATCAGAAACTTTACATGAAAAGAGTTCTTTAGTAGTTTCGGAACCTAAAAAAATTATGGATTTAGTCGAACATTACCATACGGGTAGTACGGAAAGTATGGAAATAACATCCTGA
- a CDS encoding BPSS1187 family protein: MFSIDLVRLVRSIFVFVILFSFVFSCKKKADDTEEDLVTILGLGLYARSCVGQNTFPTNGSVGALTRLQIQPSLTSSAITSYNQPHHVYHPQSGVSRKNILSVFYPGTGSTPCEIGAILQQGASRGYHIIGLSYPNGEAVNSLCNLGAARSDAGCFENLRREVITGADVSPYVSVDVANSIEGRLLSLIQYLVQTRPGEGWDQFLTGNVVNWSLVYVGGHSQGSGHAAFHGKIRTLGRVSIYSGVSDYSLQFATLPSWMGTTQNTPAASYYGLIHENDTVANFSGDTNQVTDAWSSQFSMTGTLTNTSVGSPFGNSHRLVTSACNGMGTAALHSCPMVNGFQSIWNYISYP, encoded by the coding sequence TTGTTTTCTATTGATTTGGTTCGTTTGGTTCGAAGTATTTTCGTTTTTGTGATTCTTTTTTCTTTTGTTTTTTCCTGCAAAAAAAAGGCAGATGATACTGAGGAAGATTTGGTCACAATCCTCGGGCTTGGATTATATGCTAGGTCTTGTGTGGGTCAAAATACATTTCCTACAAATGGTTCTGTCGGTGCTTTGACAAGATTACAGATCCAACCATCTTTAACTTCCTCTGCAATCACTTCTTATAACCAACCCCATCATGTTTACCATCCGCAATCGGGTGTTAGTCGAAAAAATATTCTTTCTGTTTTTTATCCTGGAACTGGTTCAACACCTTGTGAAATCGGAGCCATCCTACAACAAGGTGCTTCTCGCGGATACCATATCATTGGACTGAGTTACCCCAATGGAGAAGCTGTGAATAGTCTTTGTAACCTAGGTGCGGCAAGATCTGATGCTGGATGTTTTGAAAACTTAAGGAGAGAAGTGATTACAGGTGCCGATGTTTCTCCCTATGTCTCCGTAGATGTCGCCAATTCAATCGAAGGAAGGTTGCTTAGTCTCATCCAATATTTAGTCCAAACGAGACCGGGCGAAGGTTGGGACCAATTTCTTACAGGCAATGTTGTCAATTGGTCCTTAGTGTATGTCGGGGGGCATTCGCAAGGAAGTGGACATGCTGCCTTTCATGGAAAAATTCGAACTCTGGGGCGAGTCTCTATTTACAGTGGAGTTTCTGATTATAGTTTGCAATTTGCTACTTTGCCTAGTTGGATGGGAACCACCCAAAACACACCAGCGGCATCTTATTATGGACTCATTCATGAAAATGATACGGTCGCTAATTTTAGCGGGGATACAAACCAAGTAACAGATGCTTGGTCAAGTCAGTTTTCTATGACAGGAACTCTTACGAATACAAGTGTTGGTTCTCCATTTGGAAATAGCCATCGTTTGGTGACAAGTGCTTGTAACGGGATGGGGACAGCCGCTTTACACAGTTGCCCTATGGTCAATGGATTCCAATCCATTTGGAATTATATTAGTTACCCGTAG
- a CDS encoding GAF domain-containing SpoIIE family protein phosphatase, translating into MSLDPQTSLSKFRSLLHISSILNANLDLHQLLPLIMLYSKDLLEAEASSLFLLEDEEFLYCEVALGEKGEIIQQYARLELGEGIVGMVAREKKPIALEDAYQDQRFNASMDKRTGFKTKSLICVPLFVEERLIGTLEVINKTNNRIFDASDLEYLISLSEVAATAIQNANTKDSLDKRILELSLLYEFEKLSVSEKSLNELGKWILNRVLEYLGASSGTIYLANADKQELSILSAKGIPEDAYDQIKVPYGTGVSGWVAEKRESLLIHNLDLDPRYNKLAPYKFESKSLISAPLVFQEELLGVISINNKVSGYAFQHSDLDLLTNIAARLSSTIKNAQLFHQIVDTGKELNRAKNIMKKIMPSILPNSNGLSYGVAHIPLEQVGGDFYDVTELEDSKFSILIADISGHGLSAAVLAAMAHMVLKNFEPDIKHSPSLFLTTLNHMLYGKLAGNFLTAFYGIIDLKNNTLLCANAGHHAPFLLDKKDSPLIQLDVKGKILGLIPDLFYEEKKFPFAPGNRLVMYTDGITEHMSKDHNKRYDEDLFQKAILNSKTLDSQNSADDLIRAAREYVGTNDFADDVTVLLVDRI; encoded by the coding sequence ATGTCGTTAGACCCTCAAACTAGCCTTAGTAAGTTTCGTAGCCTACTCCATATTTCTTCCATTCTGAATGCAAACCTGGATTTACACCAACTTTTGCCACTCATTATGTTATATTCTAAAGATCTACTAGAAGCCGAAGCAAGTTCGCTCTTTCTTCTAGAAGATGAAGAATTTTTGTATTGTGAAGTGGCTTTAGGAGAAAAGGGAGAGATCATCCAACAGTACGCTCGATTAGAGTTAGGTGAAGGGATTGTGGGTATGGTAGCGAGAGAAAAAAAACCAATCGCCCTAGAAGATGCTTACCAAGACCAAAGATTCAATGCAAGTATGGACAAACGAACTGGATTCAAAACAAAGTCACTGATTTGTGTGCCTTTGTTTGTTGAAGAAAGGCTGATCGGAACTTTAGAAGTTATCAACAAAACAAATAACAGAATCTTTGATGCTTCCGATTTGGAATATTTAATTTCTCTTTCCGAAGTTGCTGCCACTGCCATACAAAATGCAAATACCAAAGACAGTTTGGACAAACGAATTCTCGAATTGTCTCTATTATATGAATTTGAAAAATTATCAGTTTCCGAAAAAAGCCTAAACGAACTAGGCAAATGGATTCTAAATCGAGTTTTAGAATATTTGGGAGCTTCTTCTGGAACTATCTATTTAGCAAATGCCGACAAACAAGAATTAAGTATTCTTTCTGCAAAAGGAATTCCAGAAGATGCTTATGACCAAATCAAAGTTCCTTACGGGACAGGTGTCTCCGGATGGGTTGCTGAAAAAAGAGAAAGCCTTCTCATTCACAACTTGGACTTAGATCCTAGATACAACAAACTTGCTCCATATAAATTTGAATCCAAATCTCTTATCTCGGCACCGCTCGTCTTTCAAGAGGAGTTACTTGGAGTCATCAGCATCAACAACAAAGTTTCTGGGTATGCATTTCAACATTCTGATTTAGATTTATTAACAAATATTGCGGCAAGACTCAGTAGCACGATCAAAAACGCACAACTATTCCATCAAATTGTTGATACAGGAAAAGAGTTGAATCGAGCAAAGAACATAATGAAAAAAATTATGCCATCGATTCTTCCAAATTCAAACGGACTTTCTTACGGTGTGGCACACATTCCTCTGGAACAAGTTGGCGGTGACTTTTATGATGTAACTGAATTAGAAGATTCTAAGTTTTCAATATTGATTGCAGACATTTCTGGACATGGACTTTCCGCAGCTGTTCTCGCTGCAATGGCCCATATGGTTTTAAAAAATTTTGAACCAGATATCAAACATAGTCCTTCATTATTTTTAACAACTTTGAACCATATGTTGTATGGGAAGTTAGCTGGAAATTTTCTCACTGCATTCTATGGAATCATTGATCTCAAAAATAATACTCTGCTTTGTGCGAACGCAGGCCACCATGCCCCATTTTTATTGGACAAAAAAGACTCCCCTTTAATTCAACTTGATGTGAAAGGGAAAATTTTAGGGCTGATCCCCGATCTATTTTACGAAGAAAAAAAGTTTCCATTTGCACCAGGAAATCGTTTGGTCATGTATACTGACGGGATTACCGAACATATGTCAAAAGACCATAACAAACGTTATGATGAAGATTTGTTCCAAAAGGCAATTTTAAATTCCAAAACTCTTGATTCACAAAACTCCGCTGACGATCTCATTCGGGCCGCCAGAGAGTATGTTGGAACAAATGATTTTGCTGATGATGTCACAGTTTTGTTAGTCGATCGTATTTAA
- a CDS encoding SDR family NAD(P)-dependent oxidoreductase: MKNALVVGATSDIGIYIAESLAKRGYSLSLTGRNKQKLSDTQFKIKSQFLVPVEIFEWDVTNFHSHQQYYDGLSQKPNIVFFVVGYYEDQTKAREDQNELLRTIQTNYSAVVSLINIISLDMEKREEGTIVAISSVAGDRGRQMNYIYGSAKAGLTTYLSGLRTLLFPKGVHITTIQLGPVYTKMSEGHNLIPWLTLQPKVAAELIVRAGLKKKNLVYIRWPWKWIMMVIRMIPEWIFKRLPPF, translated from the coding sequence ATGAAAAATGCACTTGTCGTTGGAGCCACATCCGACATTGGAATTTATATAGCAGAATCTCTCGCAAAAAGAGGATATTCACTTTCTTTAACGGGAAGAAATAAACAAAAGTTATCTGATACACAATTTAAAATTAAGTCTCAATTTTTGGTTCCTGTGGAAATTTTTGAATGGGATGTTACCAATTTTCATTCTCATCAACAGTATTATGATGGACTTTCCCAAAAACCAAATATTGTTTTTTTCGTAGTCGGATACTATGAAGATCAAACCAAAGCAAGAGAAGATCAAAATGAACTTCTTCGAACCATTCAGACAAACTACTCTGCGGTTGTTTCTCTTATAAACATCATTTCTTTGGATATGGAGAAAAGAGAAGAAGGAACCATTGTTGCTATAAGTTCTGTAGCTGGAGACCGAGGTAGGCAAATGAACTATATATACGGGAGCGCAAAGGCAGGACTTACCACATATCTATCAGGTCTTAGGACTCTCTTGTTTCCAAAGGGAGTCCATATCACAACAATCCAATTAGGACCAGTTTATACAAAAATGTCGGAGGGCCATAACTTAATCCCTTGGCTCACCTTACAACCTAAAGTTGCCGCAGAACTCATCGTTCGTGCAGGATTAAAGAAAAAAAATTTAGTATACATTCGTTGGCCATGGAAATGGATTATGATGGTGATTCGTATGATCCCCGAATGGATTTTCAAACGCCTTCCACCTTTTTAA